One Vicia villosa cultivar HV-30 ecotype Madison, WI unplaced genomic scaffold, Vvil1.0 ctg.000429F_1_1, whole genome shotgun sequence genomic region harbors:
- the LOC131628201 gene encoding RING-H2 finger protein ATL57-like → MRFSNRRLLLQYEDVPISTPPQIQPTNSKASSPSIPTIPSKTITSPLSLPLPLHPIFSSNVAYSFLLIFSIFFFAAFVILSIREVSSRRRRGIPPRRGLDPAAVKALPVCLYEEDTKQPDCAICLEEFRECEEVKMVPYCSHVFHPECIDAWLSAHVTCPICRCVIKVCGGSVDQNAGRSTVENGS, encoded by the coding sequence atgagatTCTCCAACCGCAGGTTGCTCCTACAGTACGAGGATGTTCCAATCTCAACACCTCCTCAAATCCAACCCACCAACTCCAAAGCATCCTCACCCTCCATTCCAACCATTCCATCAAAAACCATCACAAGCCCTTTGAGTCTACCACTACCGTTACATCCGATTTTCTCTTCCAACGTAGCCTACTCCTTCCTCCTCATCTTCTCCATCTTCTTCTTCGCGGCCTTCGTCATCTTGTCCATCCGTGAAGTCTCGTCCCGGCGGCGGCGTGGCATCCCTCCGCGACGGGGGCTGGATCCCGCCGCCGTGAAGGCTCTGCCGGTTTGTTTGTACGAGGAGGATACGAAGCAGCCGGACTGTGCGATTTGTTTGGAGGAGTTTCGAGAGTGTGAGGAAGTGAAGATGGTTCCGTACTGTTCGCACGTGTTTCATCCGGAATGTATTGACGCGTGGCTTTCTGCGCACGTGACTTGTCCTATTTGCAGGTGCGTTATTAAAGTGTGCGGTGGGAGTGTCGATCAAAATGCTGGAAGATCAACGGTGGAGAATGGAAGTTGA